The following proteins are encoded in a genomic region of Maribacter hydrothermalis:
- a CDS encoding Tim44 domain-containing protein: protein MRKSHFILLVLIVTLVFFDIDPMYAGPGGTVVKAIFKTWWGKILMSTLAIILLPLTLYVYFREFFAVKKCKKQLLQLGQRNKDFSWLNLDKNVRNIFTRVYIAWNNQDLKEASSYISHWYWQNQQLVHLNEWKKNNLKNVCKVDGIKSVKPLYLEISENENLEGSRIAFLITANIMDYMINRDTNKIVQGSNKFDDEDKIWILEYTEGQWVLDDIQDGQLSLAFA, encoded by the coding sequence ATGAGAAAGAGCCATTTTATACTATTGGTGCTTATAGTAACCTTAGTCTTTTTTGACATTGACCCAATGTATGCAGGTCCTGGCGGAACAGTAGTGAAAGCAATTTTTAAGACTTGGTGGGGTAAAATTTTAATGAGCACATTAGCCATTATACTACTTCCATTAACGCTTTATGTTTATTTCAGGGAATTCTTTGCTGTTAAAAAATGTAAGAAGCAATTATTACAATTAGGCCAAAGAAATAAAGATTTCTCTTGGTTAAATTTAGATAAAAATGTACGCAATATATTCACCCGAGTATACATTGCATGGAACAACCAAGATTTAAAAGAGGCATCAAGTTATATTAGCCATTGGTACTGGCAAAATCAACAATTGGTTCATTTAAATGAATGGAAAAAAAACAACCTTAAAAACGTGTGTAAAGTTGATGGAATTAAATCTGTTAAACCACTCTACCTAGAAATTTCAGAAAATGAAAATTTAGAAGGATCAAGAATTGCCTTTTTGATTACAGCCAATATAATGGATTACATGATAAATAGGGATACCAATAAAATTGTACAAGGCAGTAATAAGTTTGATGATGAAGATAAAATTTGGATATTGGAATATACGGAAGGCCAATGGGTTTTAGATGACATCCAAGACGGACAATTATCCCTAGCCTTTGCATAG
- the nadD gene encoding nicotinate (nicotinamide) nucleotide adenylyltransferase, whose product MKKVGLYFGTFNPIHIGHLVIANHMVEFSELDEVWFVVTPQSPFKVKKSLLDNHHRYEMVYQATKDYSKLKPSKIEFDLPQPNYTVNTLVHLNEKYPKGYSFSLIMGEDNLKGLHKWKNYIAILENYTIYVYPRISEGAIEHQFNNHKKIHRVDAPIMEISSTFIRKEHKNGKNVKPLLPPEVWVYIDEMNFYR is encoded by the coding sequence ATGAAAAAAGTAGGACTTTATTTCGGAACCTTCAACCCTATACATATTGGTCATTTGGTCATTGCTAACCATATGGTGGAGTTTTCTGAGCTAGATGAGGTTTGGTTTGTCGTAACTCCTCAAAGTCCTTTTAAAGTCAAAAAATCACTTTTGGACAATCATCATAGATATGAAATGGTTTACCAAGCCACTAAGGATTATTCAAAATTAAAACCTAGTAAAATTGAATTTGATCTGCCACAACCAAACTATACGGTAAATACACTTGTTCATTTAAATGAAAAGTACCCTAAGGGATATAGCTTTTCATTGATTATGGGCGAGGATAATTTAAAAGGTCTTCATAAATGGAAAAATTATATAGCCATTTTAGAAAATTATACTATTTACGTTTACCCAAGAATATCCGAGGGAGCTATTGAACATCAATTTAACAACCATAAAAAGATACATCGTGTAGATGCTCCAATAATGGAAATTTCTTCCACTTTTATTCGAAAGGAACACAAAAATGGCAAGAACGTTAAACCCTTATTGCCTCCTGAGGTATGGGTGTATATTGATGAAATGAATTTTTACAGATAG
- a CDS encoding porin: MRINFNLLWAFFLISFGVLSQETNSPPFGKGLFNLVGQDSSWTMKVGTRMQILATSNWGVIDGNIVNPEQNFLIRRARLKFDGYAYSPKLEYKLELGLSNRDLSGGSQFTSNSPRYIYDAVVKWNFHKNFVLWFGQTKLPGNIERVISSANLMQVDRSLLNSRFNIDRDMGFQLRHHHYVSDKFLIREIFALSQGEGRNITTGNLGGHQYTSRLELLPFGTFESKGDYKGSDQKREQTPKLMLAATYDINKNAVKTRSNQGSYMFTDYGFYETDISTLYVDAMFKYNGFSFMGEYAHRSAKDPLAKNLDGTLTGDEVQVGNGLNLQTGYLFKNDWEISGRFTTIKLDREITGINPQSQYTFGLSKYIVGHSLKVQTDLSYLSEETGNDALMYRLQLDIHF; the protein is encoded by the coding sequence ATGAGAATCAATTTCAATTTGCTATGGGCGTTTTTTTTAATTTCATTTGGCGTTCTTAGTCAAGAAACCAACTCGCCCCCGTTTGGCAAAGGCCTATTTAATCTTGTAGGTCAAGACAGCTCTTGGACCATGAAAGTAGGTACCCGAATGCAAATTTTAGCCACAAGCAATTGGGGCGTAATTGATGGAAACATAGTAAATCCGGAACAAAATTTTCTAATTAGAAGGGCACGGCTTAAATTTGACGGATATGCTTATTCCCCTAAATTAGAATACAAATTAGAACTTGGACTCTCGAACCGAGATCTATCGGGCGGTTCACAGTTTACAAGCAACTCACCACGATATATATATGATGCAGTTGTAAAATGGAATTTTCATAAAAATTTTGTTCTATGGTTTGGCCAAACTAAATTACCAGGAAATATAGAACGTGTAATTTCCTCGGCTAACTTAATGCAAGTAGACCGTTCTTTATTAAATAGCAGATTTAATATTGATAGGGATATGGGGTTTCAACTAAGACACCATCACTATGTTTCGGATAAGTTTTTAATAAGGGAGATTTTTGCACTCTCTCAAGGAGAGGGAAGAAATATAACTACAGGAAATTTAGGTGGCCATCAATACACATCACGTTTAGAATTACTACCTTTTGGAACCTTTGAAAGTAAAGGCGACTATAAAGGGAGTGACCAAAAAAGAGAACAAACACCAAAATTAATGCTAGCAGCTACGTATGACATAAACAAAAATGCCGTAAAGACTAGAAGTAACCAGGGATCATATATGTTTACTGATTATGGATTTTATGAAACAGACATTAGTACCCTTTATGTAGATGCGATGTTTAAATATAATGGATTTTCATTTATGGGAGAATATGCTCACAGATCGGCCAAAGACCCGTTAGCAAAAAATTTGGACGGAACACTTACAGGAGACGAAGTACAAGTGGGTAATGGGCTAAACCTGCAAACTGGGTATTTATTCAAAAACGACTGGGAAATATCTGGCCGATTTACAACTATTAAATTGGATAGAGAAATTACAGGAATCAACCCACAATCTCAATACACTTTTGGGCTTTCTAAATATATAGTAGGACATAGTTTAAAAGTACAAACCGATCTAAGTTATCTTTCAGAAGAAACCGGCAACGATGCTTTAATGTATAGATTACAATTAGACATTCATTTTTAA
- a CDS encoding inorganic phosphate transporter, translating to MDNIYFLMLIALAILAIADLVVGVSNDAVNFLNSAIGSKAISFRTIMIVASFGIAAGALFSSGMMEVARKGIFNPGEFYFDEIMFIFMAVMITDILLLDFFNTLGMPTSTTVSIVFELLGAAVAMSLIKIGADNGSFSDVINYINNDKAIQIIFGILLSVVVAFSVGALVQWASRLLLSYNFEKKSTWVGALFGGFALSSITYFILMKGIGGTSFASESYAIIGNITIKEFLETQVIYLVLFNFLIWSSVSFILMKFAKVNIYKLIIGVGTFALALAFAGNDLVNFIGVPIAAWQSYEAWMASGVAASEFSMGILAQKVPTPTLMLFIAGMVMVLTLWFSSKAKSVVKTSLDLSSQEATKERFQPNFLSRSLVRFTITLSEFLTSLIPTALQEKIDNQFKKPVITLSKNKVHELPAFDMVRAAVNLMVAGILISIATSYKLPLSTTYVTFMVAMGTSLADRAWGAESAVYRVAGVLNVIGGWFGTAIIAFIAAGAILALISFGKGAAIAVLLLLAILLLARNYISHNKKAKELRAEDSLNRAESSSIQGVIIESAKNISNVLKRTNKIYTNSINGLAKQDVSLLKKNKKQGEKLSNEIDDLRDHIFYFIKNLDENSVGASNFYINALGYLTDIAQSLEYIGKVSHKHVNNNHKKLKYNQIKELKQIDLKLEEILNQTQTAFANQSFEEIGLVLNQKEDLFAMVSDKIQTQIARTRTEESSPKNTTLYFSLLLETKDLITSTMNLLQQYHNEHDGSIKPATIDQPKK from the coding sequence ATGGACAATATTTATTTTTTAATGCTTATAGCACTAGCAATCTTAGCTATAGCGGATCTTGTTGTTGGGGTAAGTAACGATGCCGTGAATTTTTTGAATTCAGCAATAGGTTCAAAAGCTATTTCATTTAGAACTATAATGATTGTGGCCAGTTTCGGTATTGCTGCCGGAGCACTTTTTTCTAGTGGTATGATGGAAGTTGCTCGAAAAGGAATCTTTAATCCAGGTGAATTTTATTTCGACGAAATCATGTTCATTTTCATGGCTGTAATGATAACGGATATTTTGTTACTAGATTTTTTTAATACACTTGGCATGCCTACATCGACAACTGTATCGATAGTTTTTGAACTATTAGGTGCGGCCGTTGCTATGTCTTTAATTAAAATTGGAGCGGATAATGGAAGTTTTTCAGATGTCATTAATTATATTAATAACGACAAGGCTATTCAAATTATTTTTGGAATATTGCTTTCTGTAGTGGTAGCATTCTCCGTAGGTGCTTTGGTTCAATGGGCTTCTAGACTACTCTTATCTTATAACTTTGAGAAAAAATCAACATGGGTAGGTGCTTTATTTGGTGGGTTTGCCTTGTCTTCCATTACTTACTTTATTTTAATGAAAGGTATCGGTGGAACTTCTTTTGCTAGTGAAAGCTATGCAATAATTGGTAACATTACCATAAAAGAATTCTTAGAAACCCAAGTAATTTATCTTGTTCTTTTCAACTTTTTAATCTGGTCTAGTGTTTCGTTTATCTTAATGAAATTTGCCAAGGTAAATATTTATAAATTAATTATTGGTGTAGGTACATTTGCTTTGGCCTTAGCTTTTGCCGGTAACGACTTAGTTAATTTTATTGGAGTACCTATTGCCGCATGGCAGTCTTATGAAGCATGGATGGCCTCTGGTGTTGCCGCTTCAGAATTTAGTATGGGTATACTGGCACAGAAAGTGCCTACTCCTACATTGATGTTATTCATTGCGGGAATGGTAATGGTGCTTACATTATGGTTTTCTAGCAAAGCTAAAAGTGTGGTAAAAACTTCCTTGGATCTATCTAGTCAGGAAGCTACAAAAGAACGATTTCAACCAAACTTTTTATCAAGGAGTTTAGTACGATTTACAATTACACTTTCTGAATTTCTGACAAGCCTAATACCTACCGCTCTTCAAGAAAAAATAGACAATCAATTTAAGAAACCTGTAATTACTTTGTCTAAGAACAAAGTTCACGAATTACCTGCATTTGATATGGTCCGTGCAGCGGTAAACCTTATGGTTGCCGGTATATTAATTTCTATTGCCACATCTTATAAATTGCCATTGTCAACTACGTATGTAACTTTTATGGTTGCAATGGGTACATCTCTTGCGGATAGAGCTTGGGGTGCCGAGAGTGCGGTATATAGAGTTGCAGGAGTACTTAATGTAATTGGCGGGTGGTTCGGTACAGCAATAATTGCTTTTATAGCAGCAGGAGCCATTTTAGCCTTAATAAGTTTTGGAAAAGGCGCGGCCATTGCAGTTTTATTATTACTAGCAATATTACTTTTAGCAAGAAATTATATTTCGCATAATAAAAAGGCAAAAGAATTACGTGCCGAAGATTCACTAAACAGAGCTGAAAGTAGTTCTATACAGGGTGTAATTATAGAGAGCGCCAAAAACATTTCAAATGTTCTAAAAAGAACAAATAAAATTTACACCAATTCCATTAACGGACTTGCTAAACAAGATGTTAGTCTACTTAAGAAAAATAAAAAACAAGGCGAGAAACTATCTAATGAAATTGATGATTTACGTGACCATATCTTTTACTTCATTAAAAATCTTGATGAGAATAGTGTTGGCGCAAGTAACTTCTATATCAATGCACTTGGCTATTTAACAGATATTGCTCAGTCTTTAGAATATATTGGAAAAGTTAGCCATAAGCACGTTAACAACAATCATAAAAAATTAAAATACAATCAAATAAAGGAGTTAAAGCAAATTGATTTAAAGTTAGAGGAAATTTTAAATCAGACACAAACTGCATTTGCTAATCAATCCTTTGAAGAAATAGGTTTAGTTTTAAATCAGAAAGAAGATTTATTTGCTATGGTTTCCGATAAAATACAAACACAGATAGCAAGAACGCGAACAGAAGAATCTAGTCCTAAAAACACCACGCTCTACTTTTCATTGCTTCTAGAAACAAAAGACTTAATAACGTCTACAATGAACTTATTGCAGCAATATCATAATGAACACGATGGTTCAATTAAACCTGCCACAATAGATCAACCAAAAAAGTAG
- a CDS encoding deoxyguanosinetriphosphate triphosphohydrolase, producing MNWEELLSLRRQGDKNKRLRNEQDETRLGFDVDYDRIIFSSAFRSLQDKTQVIPLSKTDFIHTRLTHSLEVSVVGRSLGRLAGKKIIEKHPYLSEVHGYKFNDFGAIVAAAALAHDIGNPPFGHSGEKAIGEYFKTGKGLTYKKELSKAEYQDIIDFEGNANGFRLMTQDRAGVLGGLRLSYATLGAFMKYPKESLPKNPTKHICDKKFGFFQSEKNNFKNIANDLGLPIRSNDNTISYGRHPLTFLVEAADDICYTIIDFEDGINLGLISEDYALEYLIKLVKDTINTKKYNSLEYMEDRLSYLRALAINTLIQDAVSIFIENEESILNGTFETALMDKSGFKAQIEDIISLSVQKIYQSQEVVEKEIAGYTIISDILDVYINALIGKIDNDTSNYHNLILRTLPKFYQQTDKSLYHILLNTCCYVASLSDSAAVHIHNKIKGKQL from the coding sequence ATGAATTGGGAGGAACTATTGTCGCTTAGAAGACAAGGAGATAAAAATAAACGATTGCGAAATGAGCAAGATGAGACTCGCTTAGGGTTTGATGTTGATTATGATCGTATTATTTTTTCTTCAGCCTTTAGAAGCCTCCAAGATAAAACCCAGGTAATTCCATTATCTAAAACAGATTTTATCCATACTCGATTAACCCACAGTCTTGAGGTGTCGGTCGTGGGTAGAAGTTTAGGTAGATTGGCCGGTAAAAAGATTATTGAGAAACATCCTTATTTGAGTGAAGTTCATGGGTATAAATTCAATGACTTTGGAGCCATCGTTGCTGCTGCGGCCTTAGCTCATGATATAGGAAATCCGCCTTTTGGACACAGTGGCGAAAAGGCAATTGGCGAATATTTCAAAACAGGTAAAGGACTTACATATAAAAAGGAGCTTTCAAAGGCCGAATACCAGGATATTATAGATTTTGAAGGTAATGCCAACGGGTTTAGGTTAATGACGCAAGATAGGGCAGGGGTTTTAGGAGGATTACGCCTTAGTTATGCAACTTTGGGAGCATTCATGAAATATCCTAAAGAGTCACTACCCAAGAATCCAACAAAACATATATGTGATAAAAAGTTTGGCTTTTTTCAAAGCGAGAAGAATAATTTTAAAAATATAGCAAACGATTTAGGACTGCCTATTAGAAGTAACGACAATACAATTTCTTATGGAAGACATCCACTAACTTTTTTGGTAGAAGCTGCCGATGATATTTGTTATACTATTATTGATTTTGAAGACGGTATTAATTTAGGACTTATTTCTGAAGATTATGCTTTGGAATATCTAATTAAATTGGTGAAGGACACTATAAATACCAAGAAGTATAATTCATTGGAATATATGGAAGATAGGTTGAGTTATTTAAGAGCCTTGGCAATAAATACTTTAATACAAGATGCCGTTTCTATTTTCATTGAGAACGAAGAAAGTATTTTAAATGGAACTTTTGAAACAGCCTTAATGGACAAAAGTGGATTTAAGGCTCAAATTGAGGATATCATTAGTTTAAGTGTTCAGAAAATTTATCAATCTCAAGAAGTAGTAGAAAAAGAAATTGCGGGCTATACTATTATTTCGGATATTTTAGATGTATACATTAATGCATTAATTGGTAAAATAGATAATGATACATCAAATTACCATAATCTTATACTAAGAACCTTACCTAAGTTTTATCAACAAACAGATAAATCACTTTACCATATTTTACTTAATAC
- a CDS encoding carboxypeptidase-like regulatory domain-containing protein gives MKHLFYFFTFLICSVTFGQDKSAVQGNILDGELLNEPMLMATVSIENTDKITRTNFRGNFEFDNLSPGEYNLVVQFLGYETIELPIIVVVGKTTKIQAILKAKTLNLSSLTVSK, from the coding sequence ATGAAACACCTCTTTTACTTTTTTACTTTTCTAATATGTTCAGTTACTTTTGGACAAGATAAAAGCGCTGTACAAGGAAACATCTTAGATGGAGAACTATTAAATGAGCCAATGCTAATGGCAACTGTTTCTATAGAAAATACCGATAAAATTACACGCACCAATTTTAGAGGAAATTTCGAGTTTGACAACCTTAGTCCTGGTGAATATAACTTAGTTGTACAGTTTTTAGGTTATGAAACTATTGAATTACCAATAATTGTTGTCGTAGGTAAAACAACTAAAATACAAGCAATTCTTAAAGCTAAAACTTTAAACCTTTCAAGTTTAACAGTTTCTAAATAA
- a CDS encoding DUF6503 family protein: MRYFFSLITLVVTISSFGQELSGEQLLEKSIAFHDPEGNWKSFNGEMLIEMEDSKNAKRSTLIELNLPASYFKSTVTKDNYTIESELNKEDCTLKYNGSTTIPPNIKDSLRISCDRAKMMKNYYTYLYGLPMKLKDPGTIVDARVQKKTFKGKEYLVLKAGYEKEVGKDTWYFYFDPKTYAMEVYQFFHDQSKNDGEYILLSDMITVNGIKIPKVRKWYYNKADKYLATDILQKASSL; this comes from the coding sequence ATGAGGTACTTTTTTTCATTAATAACCCTAGTAGTAACTATTTCTTCTTTTGGACAAGAATTAAGCGGTGAACAACTTCTAGAAAAATCTATAGCGTTTCATGATCCAGAAGGCAATTGGAAATCATTTAATGGTGAAATGCTAATAGAAATGGAAGATTCTAAAAATGCTAAACGAAGCACACTTATTGAACTTAATTTGCCTGCTAGTTACTTTAAATCTACGGTTACAAAAGACAATTACACAATAGAATCAGAATTAAACAAAGAAGATTGTACCTTAAAATATAACGGTAGTACTACAATACCACCCAATATAAAAGACAGCTTAAGAATTTCTTGCGATAGAGCAAAAATGATGAAGAACTATTACACCTATTTATATGGTCTTCCTATGAAACTAAAAGACCCTGGAACCATTGTAGATGCTAGAGTTCAAAAAAAGACTTTCAAAGGAAAAGAGTATTTAGTACTTAAAGCTGGTTACGAAAAAGAAGTGGGTAAAGATACTTGGTATTTTTACTTTGACCCAAAGACCTACGCTATGGAAGTATATCAGTTTTTTCATGATCAAAGCAAAAACGACGGCGAGTATATTTTACTATCTGATATGATTACCGTAAATGGCATTAAAATACCCAAGGTTCGCAAATGGTATTATAACAAGGCAGATAAATATTTGGCAACGGATATTCTACAGAAAGCTAGTTCTCTTTAA